The sequence below is a genomic window from Fusobacteriaceae bacterium.
AAAGACTTCGCGGCGGCGGAAGTCTGGATCGACGGGGAGCATGTGGCCTCGGAGGGAAAGATCCTCTATACGCCGGAACCCGCCGCTTTTCCGGATTTCGCGCTGCATACGATGCATGTCAAACAAACAATCACGGCCGATTCCTTCCGGATCGAAGCGCCGGGCCCGGATCGTGTCCGCGTCCGGGTCATCGAGGTCATCCCCGCCCGGGTGGGCACCTACGAGCGCGTCCTTGACGTCGCCCCCGTAAAGGGAAGGATCGAATCCGATCTCTCCCGGGATCTGCTCAAGGCCTTTGTCTTTGAGCGCCACCACGGGACCGGCAACTTCAGCTGCGGTCTCGTCAAAGGCTTCGGCATCAAAAAAGGCGCCATGGCTTCCACGGTAGCCCATGACGCCCACAATCTGCTGGTTCTCGGGACAAATGACGACGATATGGCATTGGCGGCCAATACGCTGATCGAAGCCGGAGGCGGCATGGTTGTCGTCGCCGACGGAAAAATCCTCGGCCTCGTGAAGCTCCCCATCGCGGGTCTTATGGGGGACAAGCCCGTGGCGCAAATGGCCCGGGACGTCGAAGCCCTCGAATCCGCCTGGGACGCCATCGGCTGCGCCATGCCCTCGCCTTTCATGACCATGGCGCTGATCCCTCTCGCCTGTCTGCCCGAGCTCCGGTTGACGGACAGGGGCCTTGTGGACTGTGTGAATTTCCGCTTTACGGATTTCTTTGTGAAATAAGATAGACGGCGATCTTTCGTCTGCGGGTCTCGCAAAGGTACACGCCCCCGCCGGGGGTGAACTGCCGGACCCGTATTTTAGCCTGCGACAGGCGGTCGCCCCAAAAGGCCGCCAGCGTCCCCATCAGCGCGCTTTCCACGTCGCGCTCGGCGGGCCCCGCCATCCGGAAAAATCGAAAGACCGCGTCACAGTATGCCCCGGGCGTTCCGGCCGTCACGATCAGGCCCAGCCCTTCGGGAAAAGCCCCGAGCATGGTCTCCGGATCAAAACGGGCCACGTCGTCCTCCGTAGCGAAGCGGATCAGGACGGCGCTTGAAAAGAGAACTTCCGCCCCTTCCCGGGTTGCCAACTCCAGGAGAGGGCCCCCAAGGGCATCGGCCACAGGCCTTTCCGCCGGAACTTCCCGCATAAAAAATTTCAATTCCCGAAGACGTTCCCGGCTTGCGTAAATCACGGGAGCGTCTTCGCCCATAGAGACTTTCCCTGCATGAATGATCTTTCTCATCCGCAATCCTCCTTACTTTTCCTCATCGCCGATCCTCATGATCATCCGCCGGGCGCTTCTGCCCTTCCTTTTTTACGATGTTTTTTTGTTTTTCGCCACAGCGCCGGACTGTGGATTTATCGCCTGCTTGCAAACCCGTGTGCGTTTGGGATTGCTGTTTGGCCTATTATACGACGCATTCCAAACTATGTAAAGAAAAATCTGAATTGTGGTGAAATTTATATCCAATGAACAAATCAATAACAAATTGTGAAAATATGGAAATTTTCACAGGAAATTTATAATCGTTTCAATTTTAAAAAATGTTCATCCCAGTTTTGGCTTTTTGGAAAAATTCCAAAACTTTTGTCGCTAATTGACTACAAACGACAATTTTATGTCTGAAGCTTGACCAAAAAGAAAACAGCGGTTTCATACGAACCGCTGCGCTCTTATTTTTTGCCGTCATTTTTGCGTCGGAATTTATTTTTCCTTCGTCAGAATTCCCACATAATCCGCCAGCAATTCCACCGCCTGATCCACGGTAATCTTGCTCGTGCTGATACAGAGGTCGTACTGACGGATATCGTGCCACTTCTCGCCCGTATGGTACTGGAAATAGCCCGCCCGCTGCTTGTCCGTCTTCTCGATCAGGCGCTCGATGTCCCGCAAAGGCAGGTCAAAGCGTTCCTGGATGGACTTGATCCGGTCCTCTTTCCTGGCCGTCACATAGACTTTCAAGAGCTTCAGTTTCGGCGTCATGTCATCCAAAACGAAACCGCCGCATTGCCCGATCATCACGTAGGATTCCTTTTCGGCCAGCTCCTTGACGACCTTGGCCTGATAGTTGAACAGGTTGTCGCCCGACAGGAAGCCGGTTCTCCCCGGAGGGATCACTTCTCCCGTGTAGATTTTCTTGGCGATGCCGAAGAGGAGCGGATTCTTCTGCTCGTATTTGGCGAAGAGCTCTTCGTTGATCCCGCTGGATTCCGAAGCGAGCTTCAGGATATCCTTGTCATAGTATTCGACGCCGAGACGCTCCGCCAGCAAACGTCCGATCTCCCGTCCTCTGCTCCCGTGCTCCCGGGATATGGTTACCACAAAATTGCTCAATGCTATCACCCCTTATGTTCGTGTTACTACAATTATAGCCCGCAACTCCCCCTCTTGTCAACGGGCGCCGCCCGAAAAATTCCTTGCCTCGCGCCTCCTACGCGCCCAGATAGGCTTTGCGCACCCTGTCGTCGTCCATGAGTTCCTTTGCCGAACCCGACATAGAGATATTGCCTGTCTCCAGCACATAGGCCCTGTCGGCTATGGAAAGCGCCATTTTGGCGTTCTGCTCCACCAGCAGGATCGTAATCCCCTTCTCGTGCAGCTGTTTGATGATGCTGAACACTTCCTTGACGAGGATCGGCGAGAGCCCCATGGAAGGTTCGTCCAACAACAGAATTTTCGGCTTTGACATCAATGCCCGGGAAATGGCCAGCATCTGCTGCTCTCCGCCGGAAAGCGTGCCGCCCACCTGCTTTACCCGCTCTTTCAGTCTCGGGAAACTCTTGAACACCTCTTCCATTTCGGCGCCGAGGTTGGCGTTGTCTTTACGCATATAGGCGCCCATTTCCAGATTTTCGAGAACCGTCATCCGCGCGAAGATATGACGCCCCTCGGGTACGTGGGCCATACCGATCGTGACGATTTTGTTCGGCGCGATTTTCCTCAAGTCCACGCCGTCGTAGGTAATCTCGCCCGAAGACGCCGCCTTCAGTCCCGTGATCGTATGCAGGATCGTCGTCTTTCCCGCGCCGTTCGCCCCGATCAGGGAAACGACCTCTCCGTCGTTGACTTCGAGGTCAATGCCGTGTATCGCGTGGATGGCCCCGTAATGTACGTGCATATTTTTTACCTGTAACATAGTCCTCCCCCCTTAGTCGTCCGCGCCCAGATAGGCCGCGATGACCTTCGGGTCCTTGGAAATCTGGTCCGGCGTGCCCGCCGCGATAATCCTGCCGTAATCCAGAACGACGATGCGTTCGCAGATGTTCATGACAAGGCTCATGTCGTGCTCGATCAACAGGATCGTGATCTTGAAGCGCTCGCGGATCAGGTTGATACATTCAAGCAATTCCTGCGTCTCCGTGGGGTTCATGCCCGCCGCGGGTTCGTCCAGCAGAAGGAGTTTCATGCCCGTGGCAAGAGCTCTGGCAATCTCCAGTTTCCGCTGCTGCCCGTAGGGCAGATTCTGCGCGATGTATTCGGCCTTGTCCTCCATATGGAAGATCTTCAGCAGATCCCGCGCTCTGGCGTCCATATCCGCTTCTTCCCGCAAGTAGAGCGGCGAGCGGAACACGGATCCGAAGAGCCGGTATTTGATGTCTTTACCGAAGGCGACTTTGATGTTGTCCAATACGGACAATTTTTTGAAGAGCCGGATGTTCTGAAAGGTCCTGGCCATGCCCGCCGCCACGCATTGATAGGGTTTCTTGCCGTTGAGGAGCTTGCCCTCGAAAAAGATCTTGCCCTCCGTGGGCATATACACGCCGGTCAGAAGATTGAAAACCGTCGTTTTTCCCGCGCCGTTGGGGCCGATGAGCCCCACAAGCTCGCCGGGATACAGTTCGATATTGAAATCGTCCACGGCCTTCAGCCCGCCGAAGGCGATGCCGAGATATTCCGTCTTCAAAACGGCTTCTTTGCTCACTGCCGCTGTCGCTTGCGCCATTACCGATCACCTTCCCCGGTCGTTTCCGCCGCGGCCTTGACCGCCGGCGCCTTTTTCCCGAAAAATTTCCTGAGCGTCTGTACGAGGGAGAATTCATAGCTCCCGAACACGCCGCCCGGTTTGTAGATCATGACGAAGACGAGGGCCACAGAGTAGGCCAACATTCTGTAAGTGGAGAAGGTCCGGAGCAGTTCCGGCAGCGCCGTCAGGAATACGGCCGCCACCACGGATCCGGTCAGCGATCCTCTGCCGCCCAAAACCACGATGATCATGTATTCGGTGGACTTGCTGAAATTGAAGGTCGAGGGCTGCAAGGTCACGATATAATGGGCGTAAATGGTCCCGCCGACGCCCGCGAAAAACGCGGATATCGTAAAGGCCAGCACCTTGTAATAGGTCGTATTGATGCCCGAGGCCCCCGAAGCCACCTCGTCCTCCCGGATGGACATAAAGGCCCTGCCGTATTTGGAATTGACCAGGGCGTAGATCACGGAAACCGAGGTCACCATGACCCAAAAGACCACGTAGAGGTTCGAAAGGCTGTCAATCCCGATGTAGGAACGGCCCTTACGCGTAATCTCCATATTCTGGATCACGACCCGGATGATTTCCCCGAAGCCCAGCGTGATGATGGCCAGATAGTCGCCTTTGAGTCTCAGCGCGGGTATCCCCACAAATACGCCAAATATGGCTGCCAGCACGCCCCCGCACAACATTCCGAACAAAAATCTTGTGATGTCGGCGCCCGCGGAGCCGGTCAATATGCCCGCGTCCCGCAGCGTGCAGGTGACGATGGCCGAAGTATAGGCCCCGATGGACATGAATCCCGCGTGTCCCAGCGTTACCTGGCCCAGGAATCCCGTCGCGAGGTTCAGAGACGTGGACATGACGATGGCGATGCAGGTCGTCATCATGATCCCCTGGATATAGGGGGAGAGCCTGCCGGTCTGCTTCAAGCCCACGATAATCGCAAAGATGGCCGCAACAGCCAGAAAATTAATTAAATGCCGCTTTGTATCGCTCATATTGTTTTCGATGACCATGGCTACACCTTCTCCCCGATATTCTTCCCCAGGATGCCCGCGGGCTTCACGAGCAGCACGACAATCAGGATCGCAAACACGAAGGCGTCGGCGTAGGAAGAAGAAATATAGGCTTTTGTCATTGTTTCCACAAATCCGATGACCATGCCGCCGAGCATGGCCCCGGGAATGATGCCGATACCGCCCAGTACCGCGGCGACATAGGCCTTAAGCCCCAGCATGGCCCCCATAAAGGGCTGCACCTGCGGATAGGCCGTGCAATACATCATGGACGCCACGGCGGCCAGCCCCGACCCCATGGCGAAGGTCAGCGTAATGCTGCGATTGAGATTTATTCCCATAAGAATAGAAGCCTGCCCGTCTTCCGATACGGCCCGCATGGCTTTCCCGGCTCTTGTGCGTCTGACGAAGAGCGTCAGGCAGATCATGACAAAAAGGCCGATGACAATGGTCAGCATGGAATTGCCGTTGACGGAAACCCCGCTGATTTTCACATTGGGCATTCTGAATATCCGCGGAACGCTGCGCGGAGATCCGCCGACAACGAGAAGCGCCATATTCTCCATAAAGAGACTCACGGAAATGGCCGTAATCAGCGCGGATACGGATGAACCGGACCTTCTCACCGGCTTGTAAGCGACTTGCTCTACGGTGACGCCCACACAGGAGCATATTGCTATGGCAATAAACACCGCGCACCAGACCGGGATTCCCATTTTTGCCATGACAGGCATCATGAACAGCATGGTGTAACCGCCGACCATAATGAAGTCCCCGTGGGCAAAATTGGTGAGCCGGATGATCCCGTACACCATGGTGTAGCCCAGAGCGACCAGCGCGTAAACACTTCCTATTTTCAGCGCGTTGATCAATTGCTGAAAAAATAATACCAGTTCCTTGTTCAAAATTTCCCCCCTTTTTCGATGTTGTTCTTTTGGGATGAGATGTATTTTTCACAGATGACTTTGTTCGGGTGTTAATGGGCAGAGACGCGCCGTATGCGGGTGGTCTATGCTTACCTGCGCGTCTCTCCCGGTGTTGCGTTATAAAATTACGGTTTTACCGTGACGATGTATTTTTCCTTGCCGTCTACGATACCGTTGACGACTACGTTTTTCTGGGGATTGCCGCCCTCGAGGGTGAAGGTTCCCGAGGTGCCCGAGAACTTCAGCGAGCGCAGGGCCGCCGCAACCTTTTCCCGATCGGTCGTCGAATTGGCTTCTTTCATGGCCTGGGCCGCGATAAACACGCAGTCGTATCCCAGGGCCGCCGAGCTGGTCAGTGTTTCGTTGCCGTACTTGCTCGTGAACTTCTTGACGAAAGCCTGAACGGCGGGTTCCGGATCATCCACGGAATAGTGCCCCGTCCAGTAGGTGTCTTTGAAGGCGTCGGCGTTGTCGCCGACCTTTCCGGCGATGTTGCTCCAGCCGTCCGCGCCCACAAGATATCCCGTAAAGCCGGCCTCTCTGGCCTGAACGACGATGAGCGCCGCCGTCCCGTAGTAGTAGGGGGCGAAAATCATCTCCGCGCCGCTTTCTTTGATTTTGGTCAATTGGGCCGAGTAGTCCACGTCGGTCATGGTCGTCGAGATTTCTTTGGCAACGAGCTCGATGCCGAAATCTTTGCAGGCGATGAGGAAGGACTCATACAATCCGAGGGAATATTCGTCGGCGCTGCAATAGAGCACGGCCGCCTTTTTGACTTTCAGCGTCTCCGCCGCGAATTTCGCCACGATCTTTCCCTGATAGGAGTCCACAAAGCAGGATCTGAACACGAAGGATTTTCCTTCCGTCAGCATATCCGCCGTTCCCGTAGGCGTCAGGATAGGCATTTTGTCCACGTCAGCCTTGGCCGCCATGCCCGCGGTCACCCCGGAGGTCAGGGAACCGAGAATAATCGGATAGCCTCTGCCCTTGAGGAGCTGATAGGTGTTGGCCCCTTCGATGGGGTCCCGCTTGTCGTCCTGAAAATCAAGCCTCAGTTTCTTGCCCAAAACGCCGCCCTGTTCATTGATTTCTTCCATGGCCATGGTCATGCCCTGGCTGACCTGCTGTCCGCTGAAAGCCAGATCGCCCGTAAGCGGCAGCGTGACTCCGATGACTACCTCATCGGATTTTGCCGCGCCCAGGACTGTGATGGAAAGACACGCAAGTAAACTCATTACAACGGACAAAAAGTACTTCTTCATATTCTGTAACCCCCTTATCCGGAAGCAAGTCTTCCGAATCATATGAATGATGGAATGGTTTTATGCCGTCACACCGCGGCCCCTCTCCCCCGAAAGGGGCCTGCGGGATGTGGTTATTCCACAGCGGCGATAAACTTGTTCACGCCGTCTTGCACGCCGATGATAACGCCGCCCTTTGTGGGGTTGCCGTTCTCAAAGGTGAAGGTGCCCGTAACGCCGGAGAACTTCATTTTCTTCATGGCTTCGTTCATTTTTTCCGTATCGTCGGAACCCGCTTCGCGGATGGCCTGAGCCAGAATATAGGCGGCGTCATAGGCGCAAGCGGAAAGAGCGTTCAGATTGGCCGTGCCGAATTTTGCCGTGAAAGCCGCTACGAATTTCTGTACGGCGGGATCCGGATTGTCATTGGCATAGTGGTTCGTGAACGCTACGTCATGGAAGGCTTCTTTGTTGTCGTCATTGATTCTTTCGGCCACGCCGTCAAATCCGTCGGGTCCGAGGATGGGTCCGTCAAATCCGGCCTGTCTCGCCTGGGTGATGATCAGGACAGCCTGGCCGTAATAGTAAACGGTGTAGAGCAGATCGGGATTGGCCGCGGCGATCTTGGACAGCTGGGCGGAAAATTCCACGTCGTCCATGGTGGCAGAAGTCTCTGAAGCGACGATCTTAATGCCGAGGGCTTCCGCTTCTTTCCGGAAGGATTCCGCGAGACCGAGGGAATATTCGTCGGCGCCGCAGTACAGGAGTCCGGCCGTCTTTACTTTCAGGATGTCTTTGGCGTAGGTGGCCGCGTATTTGCCCTGGCGGGAATCGATGAAGCAAGCGCGGTAGATGTAATTCTTGCCGACCGTCAGCATATCGGCCGTGCCGGTGGGCGTAATCACGATCATTTTGTCGGCGTCTGCCTTGGCCGCGATCCCGGCCGTAACGCCCGAGGTACAGGAACCGATAATGGCGGAAACGCCTCTTCCTTTCAAAATATTATACGTATTGGCGCCTTCGGTGGCGTCCCCTTTGTCATCGAGAAAATCAACCTTGATTTTCTTTCCCAGCACGCCGCCGGCGGCGTTGATTTCGTCAAACGCCAGCTGTACGCCCTGATTGATGGACTGACCGTACAAAGCGATATAACCCGTCGCGGGCGATGTCACACCGATATAGATTTCATCGGCCGCAAGCGCCATCGTCGCAAACAAACCAGTGATCAACGTTGCAACTAACAGAAATACCTTTTTCATATACAACCTCCTCCTTAGTATAATAAATTATCTTTTTGACAAAAATAATTTATTTAAGACAAAGTATACTAAATTTCAAACTGAATTGTCAACAACTTCAATTTTTTTCAATAAAAAAAGGTTATTTTGTACGAAAAATGGATAATTGTACGGAAATATATGAATTTGTTCCGTTTTTTTCGTACTTCCATAGTAAATTATTGGGACCGGATTACCATTTTTTTGTGATGACCGAATCGCGCCCTTCGGTGAACAAGGGCATTTTCGGGCGACAAAAAAACGGAATGTAAGATTTCGGAACATAAAAAGGGGGCGCGATTTTACGCGCCCTGCCTTTTCGTGTCCATTTCAAGCGAAAATTATCCCTGCCCGGTCACCGACCGACCGCGCCCTCAGTCGAACAAATGAGTGAACTGTACGCCGCAGGTCGTTCCGTCCCTGTCCCCCGACCGGTGGCTCCAGGTCAGCAAAAGGGCGTTGCCTCCGCGGGTTTCGTAGCGGAGGCCGAGTTCGGTCTCGAGAACGCCCCGCACCCGTTCGGGCGCTTCGAGATCATAGAAATCGCCTCCTCTGAGAATACGGGCGCGGACCGGCTCGTCGCTCCCCTTCCCCAATTCGTACCGGTAAGCGGCCACGCCGCCGATCACCCATTTCCCCCGCTTTGTGTACTTCGTCCACGAGAGATCGACGCCGGCCCCGGGCCGGACCGAGAAGATGTCGTCGGTCTCGGCGCCGAGGAAAATCCCGTCGCCCGTTTCCCGAATGTCTCCGATCCTGCCCCAGCCGAGATCGAGGTCGGCCGAGATCCCGGCCTTGAACCGGCTGTCGCCGGGGATCGGCAGCGCGTAGCGCAGGGAATTTTCCCAGAGCAGCAGACCCGTCCAATAATTGGCTTCATTGGTATAGACGCCGCTGCTCAAGTGAATCCGCCGTTTGGCTTCATGACGGCCCAGACTCGCCATGCCCGTACTGCGCCAGGACAGGCCGCCGGAATCCCCCAACGACCCGCCGTAGCCCAGGCCCAGATGGAGCGTCAGGGCCCGGTCCCGGGAGCCGCCGTCGTACTCGAAGACCGAGCGGGTAAAGCCGAAGAGGATTTCTTCGGTCCGGCCGAAGATCCGCCCGTCCGTTTCGTGAAGGACGAGCAGCCCCGTCGTATGCCAGTCACAGTTGACCAGACCCGGATTACTGTTTTGTTTTTTGCCTCCGCTTACGAGAGCCCCGATTTTCGTGCGCTCCCGGGCATAAATTTCGTTGTCCC
It includes:
- a CDS encoding branched-chain amino acid ABC transporter permease produces the protein MVIENNMSDTKRHLINFLAVAAIFAIIVGLKQTGRLSPYIQGIMMTTCIAIVMSTSLNLATGFLGQVTLGHAGFMSIGAYTSAIVTCTLRDAGILTGSAGADITRFLFGMLCGGVLAAIFGVFVGIPALRLKGDYLAIITLGFGEIIRVVIQNMEITRKGRSYIGIDSLSNLYVVFWVMVTSVSVIYALVNSKYGRAFMSIREDEVASGASGINTTYYKVLAFTISAFFAGVGGTIYAHYIVTLQPSTFNFSKSTEYMIIVVLGGRGSLTGSVVAAVFLTALPELLRTFSTYRMLAYSVALVFVMIYKPGGVFGSYEFSLVQTLRKFFGKKAPAVKAAAETTGEGDR
- a CDS encoding branched-chain amino acid ABC transporter permease gives rise to the protein MNKELVLFFQQLINALKIGSVYALVALGYTMVYGIIRLTNFAHGDFIMVGGYTMLFMMPVMAKMGIPVWCAVFIAIAICSCVGVTVEQVAYKPVRRSGSSVSALITAISVSLFMENMALLVVGGSPRSVPRIFRMPNVKISGVSVNGNSMLTIVIGLFVMICLTLFVRRTRAGKAMRAVSEDGQASILMGINLNRSITLTFAMGSGLAAVASMMYCTAYPQVQPFMGAMLGLKAYVAAVLGGIGIIPGAMLGGMVIGFVETMTKAYISSSYADAFVFAILIVVLLVKPAGILGKNIGEKV
- a CDS encoding cytidylate kinase-like family protein, giving the protein MSNFVVTISREHGSRGREIGRLLAERLGVEYYDKDILKLASESSGINEELFAKYEQKNPLLFGIAKKIYTGEVIPPGRTGFLSGDNLFNYQAKVVKELAEKESYVMIGQCGGFVLDDMTPKLKLLKVYVTARKEDRIKSIQERFDLPLRDIERLIEKTDKQRAGYFQYHTGEKWHDIRQYDLCISTSKITVDQAVELLADYVGILTKEK
- a CDS encoding ABC transporter substrate-binding protein, which gives rise to MKKVFLLVATLITGLFATMALAADEIYIGVTSPATGYIALYGQSINQGVQLAFDEINAAGGVLGKKIKVDFLDDKGDATEGANTYNILKGRGVSAIIGSCTSGVTAGIAAKADADKMIVITPTGTADMLTVGKNYIYRACFIDSRQGKYAATYAKDILKVKTAGLLYCGADEYSLGLAESFRKEAEALGIKIVASETSATMDDVEFSAQLSKIAAANPDLLYTVYYYGQAVLIITQARQAGFDGPILGPDGFDGVAERINDDNKEAFHDVAFTNHYANDNPDPAVQKFVAAFTAKFGTANLNALSACAYDAAYILAQAIREAGSDDTEKMNEAMKKMKFSGVTGTFTFENGNPTKGGVIIGVQDGVNKFIAAVE
- a CDS encoding ABC transporter substrate-binding protein, encoding MSLLACLSITVLGAAKSDEVVIGVTLPLTGDLAFSGQQVSQGMTMAMEEINEQGGVLGKKLRLDFQDDKRDPIEGANTYQLLKGRGYPIILGSLTSGVTAGMAAKADVDKMPILTPTGTADMLTEGKSFVFRSCFVDSYQGKIVAKFAAETLKVKKAAVLYCSADEYSLGLYESFLIACKDFGIELVAKEISTTMTDVDYSAQLTKIKESGAEMIFAPYYYGTAALIVVQAREAGFTGYLVGADGWSNIAGKVGDNADAFKDTYWTGHYSVDDPEPAVQAFVKKFTSKYGNETLTSSAALGYDCVFIAAQAMKEANSTTDREKVAAALRSLKFSGTSGTFTLEGGNPQKNVVVNGIVDGKEKYIVTVKP
- a CDS encoding ABC transporter ATP-binding protein, with amino-acid sequence MLQVKNMHVHYGAIHAIHGIDLEVNDGEVVSLIGANGAGKTTILHTITGLKAASSGEITYDGVDLRKIAPNKIVTIGMAHVPEGRHIFARMTVLENLEMGAYMRKDNANLGAEMEEVFKSFPRLKERVKQVGGTLSGGEQQMLAISRALMSKPKILLLDEPSMGLSPILVKEVFSIIKQLHEKGITILLVEQNAKMALSIADRAYVLETGNISMSGSAKELMDDDRVRKAYLGA
- a CDS encoding ABC transporter ATP-binding protein, producing MAQATAAVSKEAVLKTEYLGIAFGGLKAVDDFNIELYPGELVGLIGPNGAGKTTVFNLLTGVYMPTEGKIFFEGKLLNGKKPYQCVAAGMARTFQNIRLFKKLSVLDNIKVAFGKDIKYRLFGSVFRSPLYLREEADMDARARDLLKIFHMEDKAEYIAQNLPYGQQRKLEIARALATGMKLLLLDEPAAGMNPTETQELLECINLIRERFKITILLIEHDMSLVMNICERIVVLDYGRIIAAGTPDQISKDPKVIAAYLGADD